A stretch of the Panicum virgatum strain AP13 chromosome 9N, P.virgatum_v5, whole genome shotgun sequence genome encodes the following:
- the LOC120688965 gene encoding protein FAR1-RELATED SEQUENCE 5-like, with protein sequence MCVAGGAVAHVSSSNLTLPVISNEALHLPSNSAPPELATQQLSNSASKVLPAESGGVTVSTAETTADAVDVEDGVEVLTTPQESFVGMSFNTSDAVKDYYNSYARHTSFSIRINTSRESKKANEKTKYIYVCQKAGVNKKEKVAHDGPISEKKIEVENFEREHNHERLRKFSLTKYLKSHRDIPAEEKEFIKLLHGCCITTTRAYQIMAELYGGIENCPYTEGDAKNLRVEYRAEYRGKDLKATLEYFEELKKEDPEFYYSYTLDEFDRVENLFWVDGAARRSYELYSDCLSFDTTYLTNAYNMTCAPFIGIDRNSITIQLGCGFLRNEKTEYFVWLFTEFKKAMCSKDPANIITDQDIAMKAAIAEVFVSLVHRNCRWHIMENARKTMGAFLDSKGDGKQELTDDFKNCIDNSFTLAQFEQKWQAFLDKYELNNDERF encoded by the exons TCATCTGCCAAGCAACTCAGCTCCTCCTGAACTGGCAACTCAGCAACTTAGCAACTCAGCATCAAAGGTACTCCCGGCTGAATCTGGTGGTGTGACAGTTTCCACGGCTGAGACAACAGCAGATGCAGTTGATGTTGAGGATGGTGTTGAGGTTTTAACCACTCCGCAGGAATCTTTTGTAGGCATGTCTTTCAATACTTCTGATGCTGTCAAAGACTATTACAATTCCTATGCTCGTCATACAAGTTTCTCTATAAGGATCAACACATCCCGTGAGTCGAAGAAGGCCAATGAAAAGACAAAGTATATCTATGTTTGCCAGAAGGCTGGGGTCAACAAAAAAGAGAAGGTTGCTCATGATGGGCCAATATCTGAGAAAAAGATT GAGGTTGAGAACTTTGAAAGAGAGCACAACCATGAGCGTTTAAGAAAATTTTCGCTCACAAAATACTTGAAGTCCCACAGAGACATACCAGCTGAAGAGAAAGAGTTCATCAAGTTGCTCCATGGATGCTGCATCACGACAACTCGTGCTTATCAGATAATGGCTGAGTTGTATGGAGGTATTGAAAACTGTCCATACACAGAAGGTGATGCTAAAAATTTGCGTGTTGAGTACCGTGCTGAATATAGAGGTAAAGATTTGAAGGCGACACTTGAGTACTTTGAGGAATTAAAGAAGGAAGATCCGGAATTCTATTATAGTTACACTCTTGATGAGTTTGATAGGGTTGAGAATCTATTTTGGGTGGATGGTGCAGCAAGGAGATCTTATGAGCTGTATAGTGATTGTTTATCCTTTGACACTACTTATTTGACCAATGCCTACAACATGACATGTGCTCCTTTCATAG GGATTGACAGGAATAGCATAACAATCCAGCTGGGTTGCGGCTTTCTGAGGAATGAGAAGACTGAGTATTTTGTCTGGCTGTTTACTGAATTCAAGAAAGCAATGTGCAGCAAGGATCCTGCAAATATAATAACTGATCAAGATATTGCGATGAAGGCTGCTATCGCAGAGGTATTTGTCAGTTTAGTTCATAGGAATTGCCGTTGGCACATTATGGAAAATGCTAGGAAGACCATGGGTGCTTTCTTGGATAGCAAGGGGGATGGTAAGCAAGAGTTGACGGATGACTTCAAGAATTGTATTGACAATAGCTTCACGCTGGCACAGTTTGAGCAGAAGTGGCAGGCATTTTTGGATAAATATGAGCTCAACAATGATGAGAGGTTCTAA
- the LOC120688966 gene encoding dentin matrix acidic phosphoprotein 1-like → MQKEVKQAPVPLKVPGRSDEEDSSSDEDYANFDSCDTERDEDDENNDGFGDDINSSQIDPRATENEVQRKKKFRFEDVDNAKKTNKAEPASKQSVSAEPSSLEDQSGDKSKGAPFKDDDKGVKDDDKASKDDDKASKDDGSIRDDGKQDFDEAPSPKDEAGDNYQGTPRINRYGLLGGMTLLDLMATPPDSKPLIFEPPKFLDVPLVPNEKEVFNDIVEKEFKGAKDTVTMSDEMNSEPKEQAKKFEDKLLEDLLQPLPVDNLPEEVPKPKRTKRKAERSDRVDNLKDIKCFKDAPDAPSFSLGFTDDEDSQGMDKDQLATEDELYSIICRHTRHEDGYDNIP, encoded by the exons ATGCAGAAGGAGGTCAAGCAGGCCCCAGTACCTCTAAAGGTACCCGGAAG gagtgatgaagaagactccAGCAGCGATGAAGATTATGCCAATTTTGACTCTTGCGACACAGAGAGGGACGAAGATGATGAGAACAACGATGGATTTGGAGATGATATCAATTCATCACAAATTGACCCAAGAGCTACTGAGAACGAAG tgcaaagaaagaagaagttTAGATTTGAAGATGTAGATAACGCAAAGAAGACCAACAAAGCCGAACCAGCCAGCAAACAATCAG TATCTGCTGAACCATCATCGCTCGAAGACCAGTCTGGTGATAAATCTAAAGGTGCACCATTCAAGGATGATGATAAAGGTGTAAAGGACGACGATAAAGCATCAAAGGATGACGACAAAGCATCAAAAGATGATGGCAGCATCAGAGATGATGGAAAACAAG ATTTTGATGAAGCACCATCACCTAAAGACGAGGCTGGTGACAATTATCAAGGCACACCACGCA TAAATCGGTACGGGCTTCTGGGAGGCATGACACTATTGGACTTAATGGCTACACCGCCCGATAGTAAGCCTTTGATCTTTGAACCACCTAAGTTCCTCGATGTGCCGCTCGTGCCTAATGAGAAGGAAGTCTTCAATGATATTGTCGAAAAGGAATTTAAAGGGGCAAAGGACACGGTCACAATGTCCGATGAGATGAATTCTGAACCGAAAGAGCAAGCAAAAAAGTTTGAGGACAAGCTTCTGGAAGATTTGTTGCAACCCCTGCCTGTGGACAATCTTCCGGAAGAAGTGCCCAAACCCAAGAGAACAAAGAGAAAGGCGGAGCGGTCAGAT CGTGTCGACAACTTGAAGGACATCAAATGTTTCAAGGATGCACCCGATGCTCCAAGCTTCTCGCTGGGATTTACAGATGATGAGGATTCTCAAGGGATGGACAAGGATCAACTTGCAACAGAAGATGAACTGTACAGCATCATATGCAGACACACTAGGCACGAAGATGGGTATGACAATATACCTTGA
- the LOC120689499 gene encoding uncharacterized protein LOC120689499: MRSPCFLRLPCALPALPTPPLPAPVLEAPALALAARAAAMDLMAVPKKKVSKYKKGLRNGPKALKPIPVIVRCRCCGRVKLPHFYCCSGERGNPDSSSSS, from the exons ATGAGGTCGCCGTGTTTCCTGCGCCTCCCGTGCGCCCTTCCTGCTCTCCCTACCcctcctctgcctgccccggtCCTGGAGGCGCCtgccctcgcgctcgccgcccgcgccgccgcaatGGACCTCATGGCCGTTCCTAAGAAGAAG GTCTCCAAGTATAAGAAGGGTCTGAGGAATGGACCCAAAGCCCTGAAGCCTATTCCAGTGATAGTGCGTTGCAG GTGCTGCGGCCGTGTGAAGCTCCCCCACTTTTACTGCTGCAGCGGGGAACGAGGGAACCCTGATTCTTCTTCAAGCTCTTAA